The DNA sequence GCTTATCAGTAGCTGTTTGCTTTTCTGCCTGTCATGTATACTAGGAGGACAGCATCACCGAAGGAGGTACCCATGGAAATCTACGCCTTGTACGGCACTAGCGGAACAGGAAAAAGCTCCAGTGCTCTGGAGCTTGCACATCGAATGAACATAGACGCCATCATCGACGATGGTATCCTCATATACCAAGGTCGCAAGGTGGCTGGGACCTCCGCCAAATATGAGAAGACCAAAATTCAGGCAGTGAAACGAGCGATCTTCCATTACGACGAACATGCTTCTGACGTTCGTCGTACCCTGCAGCAGCTGCAGCCAGGCCGTATTCTCATCCTCGGCACTTCTCGTCGGATGATCGAACGCATCGTAGAGGCGCTGGGGCTAACATCATCAATCGAGTACATTCCCATCGAATCCATCAAGCCTCCTCAAGAAATCGAGGCTGCACGTTACGTTCGCGAGACGATGGGCAGGCATGTCATCCCAATCCCCCGCGTGGAAGTGGAAAAAGATTTCTTGCAACGCCTCATTTCGTCAGCACAGCAAATCTTTTCTTCCAAAAAGGAAGTCATTGGCGAATCAACAGTGGTTCACCCTCCTTTTTCCGGAGGCCGCATCGTCATTCATCCACAAGTACTACGCAAAATCGTGGAAGGTGCTTGCAACGATTTTGAAGAAGTGAACCAGATTCAGAAAACGGAGTATACGTTCGAAGATCTACCTCGAATACAGGTGACGCTTTCCCTAAAGCTCCCTTACGGCGCAGACATCCCAGCCCTGGCAAAGGAAATCCAGCACGCTTTGTACAAAGAAACAAGCTACTGCCTCAATATCGCCCCTGCCAGTATCGACGTTAAGATCGCTGGTCTGGAAATTGCCAATGTGTAAACGAACCGCTCTTGACCTGGCCTAAACAGCCTGGTCTTTTTTTTTGCCTGTAATCCACAGAGGATAGTTGTTTAGCTGTTGATCATCCTATATGTGTATCCCCACTTGAAAGGAGAAGTCTGATGCCAACCATCATGTCTTCCGCGCCTTTTACTCAAGCACCGATTCCTGAGCCGCCACGTGTCATTACGACCAAGGACTTGAGCTATCTGAAGGATGCTTTGTCATGGGAGTTGGATGCCTTTAAAAAGCTGCATTCGTTCGCACAGCAAGCCACAGATCCAGAGGTCAAGCAATGTCTGGACAAAGTCGGGCGTATGCATCAGCAGCACTATCAAAAATTGCTGACTCATCTCCAACATAACAATACCGCAGTGATGGCTGCTATCCCGCAGACCCAATCCCAACAACAGCAACCTCAAATGCAGTAAGGGAGGAATTCGGATGCCAAATCAAAACCAAATTGCCAATCCGCAATCAGCTCAGCTGCCACAGGTAAAGGGCCCGCAAATGAATGACCGTGATTATATGAACGACTGTCTGACCACGTGCAAATACTTGGCAGACAGCCTCAATGTGGCGGTCTGGGAAGCGAGCCACCAACAGCTACATCAAGACTTCCTGCAAATCCTGAACGAGACTCATCAAAGCCAGCGCGAAGCGTATGAATTGATGTTTCGCAAAGGCTGGTACAAACTGGAGGCAGCAGAGCAACAAAAGCTGCAACAGACTTATCAGCAATTTAGTGGATATTCTACTCAATTCCCCTATCATTGATAGAAAGCTACACTATTTTGGGACATCCAGTCTGGGTGTCCCTTCTCTATGACTCCAGCAGTCCGGCCAATACAGATAACGCTCTCTCCAGCTGCTCCTCATCCGCGTAAGCGTAGGACAGCCGTAAGTGGTGGCTGTCGGATTGATCGTATACATAGCCAGGATTGAGCAAAATTCCAGCTGCCAACGCCTTGGTGAATAAAGTACGCATGGAGACAGCGTGACGCAGCTTCAGCCAAATGTAGAAACCACCAGACGGAACCTCCCATTCTGCGAGATCAGTAAACCATCGGGTCAAGAGCTCGACTACATGATCTCTCCTCTCCCGTAGTGCATGGCGAATGCCGATCATATGCTGTACGTACTTTCCAGTGGACAGCCACTCTGCCGCTGCCCACTGGGATAAGCTGCTGGCCCCGTAATCGGATTGCATTTTCACATCAGCTAATCTTTCGATGACTGGCTCCGGCCCGACAATCCAGCCAATGCGAAGTCCAGGGCTCAATGTTTTAGAAAGGCTTCCCAAATAGAGCACCTGACCGTTTTGATCACGCGATTTTAAAGGCAAAGGTCCAGGCTGATCGAACCACAGCTCCCCGTAGACGTCGTCCTCCAAAATCGGCAGTCTTTCCCTGGCGCAAGCAGCCATCACCTGCTCTCTTCTCTGCTCGGTCATGAGAATTCCTGTCGGATTGTGATACGAGGGTATCGTGTAGAGCAATGCCCCATTATGAACCTGTTTTTGTCTTGCCAAGGCATCTGGACGAATTCCCTCTTCATCCATCGCCACCCCAACCAAACGCATACCCGATGTTTGAAACAACGGTAGTGAATACAAATACGACGGCTGCTCAAGTAAGATTGCGGAGCCCTTTTGGAGGATGCCGAGAGAAATCAGCTGCAGTGCTTGCAAGGCGCCGGAGACGACGAGAATGGAAGCAGGAGAAGCTTCTACTCCGCGCGTCCGTAAGTAACGGCTGATTTCTTCCCGCAGCGGCAGCAGCCCTTTTGGTTCCACATAGCCGAGATGCGTCATTTTTCCACGTAAACCACCCAAGATGTCTTCCATTTGCTTCGTCGGCAGCAGCTGTGGCGACAGCTCCCCTGTCCCTAATCGAATATAGCTCGGGTCTGGTTCGAAACGATTGATATCCTGAATGGTCGGTATATTGGGAGGATGAATCCCTCCCTGAACATAACCCAGCCAATCAGGTGGCGGTGCAGTCGTAAGCAACGACCACGTGTTATTGCTGACGATTGTCCCACTCCCCACCGTTGACTCGATCAAGCCCTCTGCCTTCAATTCTTCCAATGCCGTCACGACGGTGCTGCGGTTTACTCCAAAGGCTTGTGCCAAAGAGCGCTGTGTTGGCAATGTGCTATGCACCGGCCACTCCCCTGCAGCGATCTTCCTTTTTATGTAAGAAACAATTTGTATGTATACTGGGATATCAGATGATTTGTCAGGCTTCCAGTCAATCGTGAGCATGTCGTACCCCCTTTCGATTCTTCTATAGTCCATTATACAAATTGGTTGGTCTGGTAGTAAACCAATTGGCTGGAGACAGCGATAGCAGCTCCCGTCATAATGAACGAAGCAGGCTGCACGAATAGCCGTACAAAGGAGGAGCGACACGTGATCGAAGCGATGTTGCATGGATTTATACTTGCATTTGGACTTATTTTGCCGCTTGGGGCACAAAACGTATTTATTTTTAATCAAGGAGCCGTTCAGCCTACGCTGTGGCGTGCGATCCCTGTCGTTATTACTGCCGCTATTTGCGATGCATTGCTCATCTTGCTCGCGGTGCTAGGTGTGTCTCTCGTAGTACTGACTGTCACCTGGTTGAAAACCGTTCTATACGCAGTTGGCGTTTGCTTTCTGTTGTACATGGGCTATTTGACTTGGCGCAACAAACCGACTGTTGCTTCCGAAGATGTGGAGCGCTTTTCCCCGAAACGTCAGGTGATGTTCGCTGCTTCCGTGTCCTTACTCAACCCACATGCTATTTTGGACACGATTGGCGTAATCGGCACCAGCTCGCTCAGCTATATGGGTGGGGAGAAATGGGGATTTACCATCGCTTGCATCCTGGTCTCCTGCATTTGGTTTTTTAGTCTGTGTTTGACTGGTCGCTTGATTGGAAGTCTGGATCAATCAGGAACATTGCTGCGCGGCCTGAATCTGGCATCTGCGATCATCATGTGGGTCGTCGCTACCTACATGGCGTGGATGATGTTTTCCTTTTAAAACGTACTGGGTGAATAATCCGCACCTCCTCCAACCAAAATACTCCTAGTCGGATTCACAAGCGGAGGTTGCCATGCTTTTTACAAAAACAGATGCATTGCTGGAAGACTTGTACGAAATCGCCAAAAACGTTCACGATTCCGCGGTCTATTTTAATCAATATAAGATCTCTTCTATGGATACCTTGAAAACCTTTTCGGAAACGATGAAGGAATACGAATCCAAAGGCGACAAAATGATTCACGAGATCATCATTCGCATTAACAAAACGTTTATTACCGCCATCGAACGCGAGGATGTCATGGAGTTGGCTGTGAAAATGGACGATGTGCTGGACGGCCTGGAAACGTGTTCGTCCCGTCTTTACATGTACGACATCATGGAGCCCGATGAAACGATGGTGAGATTCGGCCAGATCATCGAGGACTCCTCCCAGCAAATCCTGCTTGCCATGGAGTTACTCAAACATCAGAAGCTATCGGACATGCGAGAGTACATTATCCGCATCAACGATCTGGAGAGCGCAGGAGATGAGCTGGTTCGCCGTAGCATTCGGGATCTCTTCCACTCCTCCACGGATCCCATCCATATCATGCAGTTCAAGGAAATTTACGAAGTGCTGGAGGAAGTCATGGACCATTGCGAGGATGTCGCGGACGCGATGGAGACGGTCATCATGAGCAACACATAACCCAAGGAGACTCTGCCCATGCATACGAGCTTTCCACTCATCGTCGCTGTCGTTGTGCTAGCTGTTTCCTTTGATTTTATCAATGGCTTTCATGACACAGCTAATGCGATCGCGACGACCGTGTCGACCAAAGCATTGCCACCCAGAATCGCCATCGTCATGGCTGCTATCATGAACTTCGTCGGAGCTTTGACATTTACCGGAGTCGCCAAAACAATCGGGGGAAAAATCGCGGATCCAGCCAAGCTGGAATATGGGGTACTTATCGTCTTGGCCGCCTTGCTCGCGTCTATCTTCTGGAATCTCGTCACCTGGTGGTACGGGATTCCCAGTAGCTCCTCCCATGCGCTTATCGGTTCCATTGTCGGAGCCGTTTTCGCATCTGCAGGGGGGCAACAAATCAATTGGAGTGGCTTTTCCGAAATCTTTAAGGCATTAATTCTCTCCCCCATCATCGCGCTAGTAGCTGGCTATTTGCTCATGAGCCTGTTTTACTTCTTGTTTCGAAAAGTCGCTACGCCCCCATCCAAGGTCAACAGACGCTTTCGTTACTTTCAGATTTTCACCGCAGCCCTCCAGTCCTTTACCCACGGGACCAATGATGCGCAAAAGGCAATGGGGATCATCGTGTTCGCTCTGGTAGCCGCAGACTTGCAGGCGGATGCGAGCGTAATCCCCTTCTGGGTCCAGCTGATTTGTGCCGTATCCATGGGATTGGGTACCTCCGTTGGTGGATGGAGGATCATCAAAACGGTGGGCGGAAAAATCACGAAAATCGAGCCGATTAACGGAGCGACTGCCGATCTCACCTCATCCTCCATCATATTTACCTTTACCCAATTGGGCTTGCCCGTCAGCTCTACCCACGTCATCTCCTCAGCTATCATGGGAGTCGGCTCGGCAAAACGGCTAAAGAGCGTCAACTGGGGTGTCGCCAAGCGAATCGTTATCACCTGGTTCATCACCCTCCCTATCTCTGCGGTGATCTCCGCGATCATTTACAGCATTCTGCATCTGTTTTTTTGAGGTCAAAAATCGAGCACAGGCAAAAAAAGAGCCCTCATTGCTTAAAGCGAGGGCTCTCCTTCGTCCATTCCTTTAATCGATCCTGGACATCGGTTTTCCATTTTTCTTGATTCAACAGTCCTGACAAATTTTCTCCGAACAGTTGCTGCATATCCAAACGGGTCATCTGATAGGTCGCATCGGGGAAGCGATAGCGGATAGCCTGGAGGTTGTCGATCAACGCAAAAGCCGCCACTGAGTCGTAGAGCAATGCGGCCTTCACCGATTCTTCTCCCACTTCGCTAACTGTTTCCTCATAGTTTAATTCAAGCGTCAAAGCCTCCGGATATAACTGAAAGGTCTTTTTCACCCCGTTAAGTGGCAAATGCGCATACAGATTCGACAGATTAGAAGCATCCCCCATGTACTTGCTTTTATAGGGCAGGATCGCATTCAGATCGTGGGTGAGCGGGTTTTGCTGGTCCAGACGATATTGTTCCGCCTTTTTGATGTTGTCAGGGATAATGACTCCTTGGATCAACGCGAACAAGATGACTCCCACGATGACCAGTGCCATAATCCATTTATTCCTTGCAGCCATCTTCTTCCCCCACTTCGTATTTCATGAGTAGCTTTGGTGCTAGATGGAGGGCAAGTGGAATCAGGATGGACACAAATGGCTTGAAATACGCAATGGCTACCATAGCAAACTGGTATGGACCCGAAATACTGATCGGTCGCGAAAACCAGAAATTGCTCGCAAAATGAAGAGCTGTTGTAAAGAGCAACGAGACAGCAATAAAGATAGACCAGAGAATCCATCCGATTTTCCTGAGTCGAAAAGCTGCTCGCACATTCATGTTCATCTCTTTATTCGTAACGGAAGTCCTCCTGAGCAGTAGCAGCACTACATACACGATTCCTACAAAGAGTGAAACTACTAATATCGCGGTGTTCAAACCGGTCCCATCGCCCACCATTCGCAGCGGCATCGTGACGATCCATGCCACCAAGGAATATAGCAGCACCCTTTGCACCCACTCCACCCAAAAGCGGTACACGTAGATGCGATGGTTCCCCGCGATCAGGTGCGCAATGGAGGGAATGTTGGCGATTGCCAGACGTACAGCTTCTGCCCGGTCCATTCCATCCGTTGTCATATCTGCGACACGCGCTTCGAGATTGCTCATGACCTCTTGCTTCAGCTCCTGGGCCTGTTTCATGCCTCGATAAGGACGAAACAGTTGCTCCACATGCTGGTGTAATCTGTCCATTCGCTGTCAGTCCTGCCTTTCAATTAATTGATCGATCAATGCTCTCGCCACTTTCCAGGCAACGAGTGCTTTTTCGTAGGCTTCTGCACCTTCAGGAGTCAGCTTGTAATACTTTCGTCGACCGCCCTGTGTCTCATCACCCCAATAGGAGGCGATAAGCTTTTGCGTTTCAAGCCTTTTCAAGCTGGTATAGAGCGAGGGCTCTTTTAATTCGTATTGGCCTCCACTGTTCTTGGAGATCGCCTTGATGATTTCATAGCCATAATTATCACCCTCGGACAAGACGCGCAATATGATGGCATCGAGATGTCCGCGAATGATGTCACTGCTGATACTGCTTTCCCCCATCTTGTTCACCTCTGCGTATAACTTATCACATATTACTATGTGTGACAATGTACTATTTGTGAGGGGGCTATAAAGGAGCACAAGATCCAGATTGTTAGGATGCCTGTAGGTGGGGATTCCCAACAAAAAAGCCCCCTGTTTCCAAGGGACTTTCATCTGTTTGCTATATCCTTTTATGCTTCTACCTTCTCGGCTTCCTCGACGCTTGCCAGCTCACGGCCCAAGAATTTGGCTACTTCCAACATACCGTAGACGCCAGCTGCTGCTTCTGCATCCGAATTGTAGTTGGTATTGGTATTGATGTCATAGGTAAAGATCTCGCCTTCCTGATTGCGGATAAATTCGATCCCTGCCACCTGAATGCCGTTTGCAGCCAGGAAGCGCTCGTACTTCTCAATAATCGGATCCGCGAAGCCATCGACGATCTGGAACTTCGGCTTGGTCGGCACCTCTTCCCCTACTGGGCAGAACAGGTCGCCGATCTGGCAGGCATCCGCCGGGCAGAGCTCAAAGCCCTCGGATGTGTCCACTTGTACCGCATAGACGAATTTGCCCCCGACAAATTCACAGCGTGTAATGAATGGTTGTGGAGCCTGAATGTACTCCTGAATGAGCGTAATGCCATCCACCGGCTCATCAAAGGTCGGTCCGTTCACATACGACTCCAGCCCTTGCAGGGAATGGAACAGTTGTACACCAAGCCCTTTTCCTGCGCGGTTGTGCTTGGTGATGAAGGGTTGACCTTCAAATGCGCGTGCCGCTTTCAAAAGCTGATCCTTGCCTACTGTCGCAATGGTGCGAGGAGTGCGAATACCTTGTCCTGCCAAAGCCAAGTATTGGGCGACCTTGCTCACTTCTAGACGCAGTGCACTCGTCCCGTTAAAGACTTTGCGTCCGTAGCTTTCCAGCCAGCTCAGTACAGCTGAAGTCAGCTCAGGTGCATATCGATGGTCACGCGTATGGGAAGAAGCGCTCATCCGGCTGTAAAATACACCTACAGGTGGTTCTTCTGTCAAATCAACGGAACCCTCGTCCAGATGCCATTCCTCGTATGGAAGCCCCAGCTCTTGCAGACGCTTGGTCAAATGAACGGTCCATTCGCTATTTTCATGGATGACGTAGATCTTTTTCATCGTTCGATTCTCCTCTTTTTTACGATTCTCTGCCCAACAAGCGGGAGGGATTAGGATAGGCTAGGCTCTGTTGCACGCAGACTTTCAACGAGAGGCATCACTTCTTTGGAGAAGCGCTCCATTTCTTCGAGCTGTGGAGAGAACTGGAGCAGCAATAGGTCTACCCCTGCTTTTTCATAAGCCAAAATGCGCTCGGCGATCTGCTCTGGTGTTCCGATCAGATTGGGGCGCAAACCGCGATT is a window from the Brevibacillus choshinensis genome containing:
- a CDS encoding ferritin family protein is translated as MPTIMSSAPFTQAPIPEPPRVITTKDLSYLKDALSWELDAFKKLHSFAQQATDPEVKQCLDKVGRMHQQHYQKLLTHLQHNNTAVMAAIPQTQSQQQQPQMQ
- a CDS encoding spore coat protein — translated: MPNQNQIANPQSAQLPQVKGPQMNDRDYMNDCLTTCKYLADSLNVAVWEASHQQLHQDFLQILNETHQSQREAYELMFRKGWYKLEAAEQQKLQQTYQQFSGYSTQFPYH
- a CDS encoding aminotransferase-like domain-containing protein yields the protein MLTIDWKPDKSSDIPVYIQIVSYIKRKIAAGEWPVHSTLPTQRSLAQAFGVNRSTVVTALEELKAEGLIESTVGSGTIVSNNTWSLLTTAPPPDWLGYVQGGIHPPNIPTIQDINRFEPDPSYIRLGTGELSPQLLPTKQMEDILGGLRGKMTHLGYVEPKGLLPLREEISRYLRTRGVEASPASILVVSGALQALQLISLGILQKGSAILLEQPSYLYSLPLFQTSGMRLVGVAMDEEGIRPDALARQKQVHNGALLYTIPSYHNPTGILMTEQRREQVMAACARERLPILEDDVYGELWFDQPGPLPLKSRDQNGQVLYLGSLSKTLSPGLRIGWIVGPEPVIERLADVKMQSDYGASSLSQWAAAEWLSTGKYVQHMIGIRHALRERRDHVVELLTRWFTDLAEWEVPSGGFYIWLKLRHAVSMRTLFTKALAAGILLNPGYVYDQSDSHHLRLSYAYADEEQLERALSVLAGLLES
- a CDS encoding LysE/ArgO family amino acid transporter; the protein is MIEAMLHGFILAFGLILPLGAQNVFIFNQGAVQPTLWRAIPVVITAAICDALLILLAVLGVSLVVLTVTWLKTVLYAVGVCFLLYMGYLTWRNKPTVASEDVERFSPKRQVMFAASVSLLNPHAILDTIGVIGTSSLSYMGGEKWGFTIACILVSCIWFFSLCLTGRLIGSLDQSGTLLRGLNLASAIIMWVVATYMAWMMFSF
- a CDS encoding DUF47 domain-containing protein, which produces MLFTKTDALLEDLYEIAKNVHDSAVYFNQYKISSMDTLKTFSETMKEYESKGDKMIHEIIIRINKTFITAIEREDVMELAVKMDDVLDGLETCSSRLYMYDIMEPDETMVRFGQIIEDSSQQILLAMELLKHQKLSDMREYIIRINDLESAGDELVRRSIRDLFHSSTDPIHIMQFKEIYEVLEEVMDHCEDVADAMETVIMSNT
- a CDS encoding inorganic phosphate transporter, which translates into the protein MHTSFPLIVAVVVLAVSFDFINGFHDTANAIATTVSTKALPPRIAIVMAAIMNFVGALTFTGVAKTIGGKIADPAKLEYGVLIVLAALLASIFWNLVTWWYGIPSSSSHALIGSIVGAVFASAGGQQINWSGFSEIFKALILSPIIALVAGYLLMSLFYFLFRKVATPPSKVNRRFRYFQIFTAALQSFTHGTNDAQKAMGIIVFALVAADLQADASVIPFWVQLICAVSMGLGTSVGGWRIIKTVGGKITKIEPINGATADLTSSSIIFTFTQLGLPVSSTHVISSAIMGVGSAKRLKSVNWGVAKRIVITWFITLPISAVISAIIYSILHLFF
- a CDS encoding DUF4825 domain-containing protein — protein: MAARNKWIMALVIVGVILFALIQGVIIPDNIKKAEQYRLDQQNPLTHDLNAILPYKSKYMGDASNLSNLYAHLPLNGVKKTFQLYPEALTLELNYEETVSEVGEESVKAALLYDSVAAFALIDNLQAIRYRFPDATYQMTRLDMQQLFGENLSGLLNQEKWKTDVQDRLKEWTKESPRFKQ
- a CDS encoding permease prefix domain 1-containing protein, producing MDRLHQHVEQLFRPYRGMKQAQELKQEVMSNLEARVADMTTDGMDRAEAVRLAIANIPSIAHLIAGNHRIYVYRFWVEWVQRVLLYSLVAWIVTMPLRMVGDGTGLNTAILVVSLFVGIVYVVLLLLRRTSVTNKEMNMNVRAAFRLRKIGWILWSIFIAVSLLFTTALHFASNFWFSRPISISGPYQFAMVAIAYFKPFVSILIPLALHLAPKLLMKYEVGEEDGCKE
- a CDS encoding PadR family transcriptional regulator produces the protein MGESSISSDIIRGHLDAIILRVLSEGDNYGYEIIKAISKNSGGQYELKEPSLYTSLKRLETQKLIASYWGDETQGGRRKYYKLTPEGAEAYEKALVAWKVARALIDQLIERQD
- a CDS encoding ATP-grasp domain-containing protein gives rise to the protein MKKIYVIHENSEWTVHLTKRLQELGLPYEEWHLDEGSVDLTEEPPVGVFYSRMSASSHTRDHRYAPELTSAVLSWLESYGRKVFNGTSALRLEVSKVAQYLALAGQGIRTPRTIATVGKDQLLKAARAFEGQPFITKHNRAGKGLGVQLFHSLQGLESYVNGPTFDEPVDGITLIQEYIQAPQPFITRCEFVGGKFVYAVQVDTSEGFELCPADACQIGDLFCPVGEEVPTKPKFQIVDGFADPIIEKYERFLAANGIQVAGIEFIRNQEGEIFTYDINTNTNYNSDAEAAAGVYGMLEVAKFLGRELASVEEAEKVEA